One window from the genome of Treponema sp. OMZ 838 encodes:
- the lepB gene encoding signal peptidase I has product MFFQRYKFTSYTEQREKRFKIIRVAFIVFLLFILYQLINSYIIAAYRIQADTMQPTFSSGDMIITAPFYSSQKDIERGTLVTVEPIERPHQNFFEKTVQKIVAFFTFQLVNPFAANQPSQAKPFIRRVVGIPGDTIYMEDFVLHIKTKNGGHFLTEFEVTENDYNVKSENLPENWDTSLPFSGAYPEITLKEGEYFVLCDNRIASSDSRLWGPLQAATQIKGRILMRYWPFSRIAFF; this is encoded by the coding sequence ATGTTTTTTCAACGGTACAAATTTACTTCATATACTGAACAGCGGGAAAAGCGGTTTAAAATTATCCGTGTCGCTTTTATTGTTTTCTTACTTTTTATACTGTATCAGCTTATCAACTCGTATATTATCGCCGCGTACCGAATTCAAGCGGATACAATGCAGCCGACTTTTTCCTCCGGGGATATGATTATTACCGCTCCTTTTTATTCCTCCCAAAAAGATATTGAACGGGGTACACTCGTAACGGTCGAACCGATTGAACGGCCTCATCAAAATTTTTTTGAAAAAACGGTACAAAAAATCGTTGCCTTTTTTACCTTCCAGCTGGTCAATCCCTTTGCAGCTAATCAGCCGTCGCAAGCAAAACCTTTTATCCGGCGCGTTGTCGGCATCCCCGGCGATACAATATATATGGAAGATTTTGTACTGCATATTAAAACAAAGAACGGCGGACATTTCTTAACCGAGTTTGAAGTAACGGAAAACGACTATAACGTCAAAAGCGAAAATCTACCGGAGAACTGGGATACGTCACTGCCGTTCTCAGGCGCTTATCCCGAAATTACGCTCAAGGAAGGGGAATACTTTGTATTGTGCGACAACCGAATTGCCTCAAGCGATTCCCGCCTCTGGGGGCCGTTACAGGCGGCAACACAGATTAAGGGACGCATCCTAATGCGGTATTGGCCGTTTTCCCGTATCGCTTTTTTTTAA
- the smpB gene encoding SsrA-binding protein SmpB, protein MDGEPIKIIAKNKKAHFDYSIEETIECGIALQGTEIKSVRDGRISFPDSFAEIIRNEVWLKNFHISEYVYSSIFNHDPDRPKKLLLHKDEIKRLTRKTEEKGYTLIPLEFYLKRGRIKVMLGICKGKKQFDKRADIKERDIKRDMQRELHLKNR, encoded by the coding sequence ATGGACGGAGAGCCGATAAAAATTATCGCAAAGAATAAAAAAGCGCATTTTGACTATTCTATCGAAGAAACAATAGAATGCGGGATTGCGCTGCAAGGTACCGAAATAAAATCGGTAAGGGACGGGCGTATTTCATTCCCCGATTCGTTTGCCGAAATTATACGGAATGAGGTGTGGTTGAAAAATTTTCATATTTCGGAATATGTGTATTCTTCAATCTTTAACCATGATCCCGACCGTCCTAAGAAACTGCTGCTGCATAAAGATGAAATTAAACGACTAACCCGAAAAACGGAGGAAAAGGGCTATACGCTTATTCCTCTTGAGTTTTACTTAAAGCGGGGACGGATTAAGGTCATGCTCGGCATCTGTAAGGGTAAAAAGCAGTTTGATAAACGGGCAGACATAAAGGAGCGGGATATTAAGCGGGATATGCAACGGGAACTGCACCTAAAAAACAGGTGA
- a CDS encoding ATP-dependent DNA helicase: MHYEDEAEERVYRRLNADKIAGYLEETGSFASFFDHYEERPPQLDLTRAITHCFNDSTIGVFEAGTGVGKSLAYLLPAFEWALANKVRIVISTGTINLQHQLIDKDVPDALKILGVCGEQSEQPQAVLIKGRQNYLCLRRLMQTIQEPDLFSQEAEELAAIQKWAQTSKDGARSELPFMPAAGLWSKICSESDNCLGQRCPFYTDCFVMKLRKKAEKAALLIVNHHLLFADLASRKEGAGYASTAVLPSFNAIIFDEAHTIEEAASGFFSRTFSRYDLTRCITTLSRTKKGKAAGCIEKITAVSTKAELMPAIIGALAKTQAAYSALEAQALSFCGAVSSLSFTQVPASKTAALLAACKDFYAELNILNLKLAVLITNAEPDEGSPYEEAVREGSLALHRLQDISETLENFFRWKELPDYVFWIEKYQSPAGEVPYFNQTPVDMSGLLRQAVFTPFDTVIALSATLKIGTSFSYWLGRVGLHPFSDKPVRTGTFESPFPYDKNVLLNIPTDAPAPDDEQFQQFVNTAVTKLIEMTGGKTLVLFTSYESLKQTCAYARKELPDMELLQQGEDDRSRLLQTFKEHIDSSLFATASFWAGIDVPGEALSHVILVKLPFAVPSAPLFRARADAIEKRGGSSFMQLSVPEAVVQFRQGFGRLMRSQTDRGIVTLLDKRALVKQYGRIFIDSIPPTKQCFASLQEIVYTIENFLY; the protein is encoded by the coding sequence ATGCATTACGAAGATGAAGCGGAGGAACGAGTATACCGCCGCCTGAATGCCGATAAAATAGCAGGCTATCTTGAAGAAACCGGCAGCTTTGCTTCTTTTTTTGATCACTATGAAGAGCGCCCTCCGCAACTTGATCTGACCCGCGCAATAACCCATTGTTTTAACGACAGTACAATCGGCGTTTTTGAAGCGGGAACCGGTGTCGGCAAGAGTTTGGCATACTTGCTGCCTGCCTTTGAATGGGCGCTTGCTAATAAAGTCCGTATTGTCATCTCCACCGGTACCATCAATTTACAACATCAGCTCATCGATAAGGATGTTCCCGACGCCTTAAAAATACTCGGTGTATGCGGCGAGCAATCGGAACAGCCTCAGGCGGTGCTTATTAAAGGACGGCAGAATTACCTCTGTTTGCGGCGGCTTATGCAGACAATACAGGAACCTGATCTCTTTAGTCAGGAAGCGGAAGAGCTGGCTGCTATCCAAAAATGGGCGCAAACAAGCAAAGACGGCGCCCGCTCCGAACTCCCGTTTATGCCCGCCGCTGGGTTATGGTCAAAGATTTGCTCCGAATCGGATAACTGCCTCGGGCAGCGTTGTCCTTTTTACACCGACTGTTTTGTGATGAAGCTGCGCAAAAAGGCGGAAAAGGCTGCTCTCTTAATTGTCAATCACCATCTGCTCTTTGCCGATCTTGCCAGCAGGAAAGAAGGAGCGGGGTATGCCTCAACCGCGGTTCTGCCGTCCTTTAACGCAATCATCTTTGACGAAGCGCATACGATTGAAGAGGCGGCAAGCGGATTTTTTTCCCGTACCTTTTCCCGCTATGATTTAACCCGCTGTATTACAACGCTTTCTCGGACTAAAAAAGGAAAAGCCGCGGGCTGTATCGAAAAAATCACCGCGGTTTCGACTAAAGCCGAACTGATGCCGGCGATCATCGGTGCGCTTGCAAAAACGCAAGCCGCCTATTCCGCACTGGAAGCACAGGCTCTCTCGTTTTGCGGCGCCGTAAGCAGTCTCAGTTTTACACAGGTACCGGCATCGAAGACGGCGGCGCTGCTTGCCGCGTGCAAGGATTTTTATGCAGAGCTGAATATACTCAACCTGAAGCTTGCGGTGCTGATTACCAATGCCGAACCGGACGAAGGCTCCCCGTATGAAGAGGCGGTGCGGGAAGGTTCACTCGCGCTGCACCGGTTGCAAGATATTTCCGAAACCCTCGAAAACTTTTTCCGCTGGAAGGAACTGCCCGATTACGTCTTTTGGATAGAAAAATACCAAAGCCCCGCGGGGGAGGTTCCCTACTTTAATCAGACGCCGGTGGATATGTCGGGTTTGTTGAGGCAGGCGGTGTTCACGCCCTTCGACACCGTCATTGCGCTTTCCGCAACGCTGAAAATCGGCACGAGCTTTTCGTATTGGCTGGGCAGGGTCGGTCTGCATCCTTTTTCCGACAAACCGGTGCGCACCGGTACCTTTGAATCGCCTTTCCCGTACGATAAAAACGTTCTTTTGAATATCCCGACGGATGCACCTGCCCCTGATGATGAGCAGTTTCAGCAATTCGTGAATACCGCCGTTACTAAATTGATTGAAATGACCGGAGGAAAAACGCTTGTCCTGTTTACCTCTTATGAGTCGTTAAAACAAACGTGCGCATACGCCCGCAAGGAACTGCCTGACATGGAGCTATTGCAGCAGGGTGAAGATGATCGCAGCCGCCTCTTGCAAACTTTTAAAGAACATATCGACAGCAGCTTATTCGCAACGGCCTCATTTTGGGCAGGCATCGACGTACCGGGGGAGGCGCTTAGCCATGTCATTTTGGTAAAACTGCCCTTTGCCGTGCCGAGTGCGCCGCTTTTCCGCGCCCGTGCGGATGCCATCGAAAAAAGGGGAGGCAGTTCGTTTATGCAGTTAAGCGTCCCCGAAGCAGTCGTGCAGTTCCGGCAAGGCTTTGGCCGCCTGATGCGCTCACAGACCGACCGCGGTATTGTAACGCTGCTTGATAAACGTGCACTCGTTAAACAGTACGGAAGGATCTTTATCGATAGTATTCCTCCGACAAAACAATGCTTTGCATCTTTGCAAGAAATAGTATATACTATTGAAAATTTTTTGTATTGA
- a CDS encoding lysophospholipid acyltransferase family protein has protein sequence MLGIFCIVCCINTIAGWALLNRIAYAVYRPWCKKINAHISTVVAHRIFSIFSTYLNFRFKGDYALVPQLPEQYLLISNHQSILDIVVYMNYLGGKRVRFVAKKELADHVPLVSVMLKSDEHCLVRRTGSPSQAMQAMDSFAQRVVRNNWIPILFPEGTRSKDGTVGTFHSAGFRRFLSKAPMPVVVAAVDGGWNISSITRLATNLRGGSYRVKILKIYPTPTTKEAQLKVLEESKELIQEQLKVWRNQSR, from the coding sequence ATGCTTGGAATTTTTTGCATAGTATGCTGTATCAACACAATAGCAGGATGGGCGTTATTAAACCGTATTGCTTATGCCGTATATCGGCCGTGGTGTAAAAAAATCAATGCGCATATTTCAACCGTTGTTGCTCACCGTATTTTTTCAATTTTTTCTACTTATCTAAACTTCCGCTTTAAGGGCGACTATGCGCTTGTGCCGCAGCTGCCGGAACAGTATTTATTGATTTCCAACCATCAAAGCATTTTGGATATTGTTGTGTATATGAACTATCTCGGCGGAAAGCGGGTTCGCTTTGTCGCAAAGAAAGAACTTGCAGACCATGTCCCATTGGTTTCCGTTATGCTGAAAAGCGACGAGCATTGTCTGGTACGGCGTACCGGTAGTCCCAGCCAAGCGATGCAGGCAATGGATTCATTTGCACAACGGGTGGTGCGCAACAATTGGATACCGATTTTATTTCCGGAAGGAACCCGCTCGAAGGATGGTACAGTCGGAACCTTTCATTCGGCGGGATTCCGGCGGTTTTTATCCAAGGCGCCGATGCCGGTGGTTGTTGCTGCCGTTGACGGCGGATGGAATATCTCTTCGATAACACGGCTTGCAACCAACCTGCGCGGCGGTTCGTATCGCGTTAAAATCTTAAAAATATATCCGACGCCTACTACAAAGGAAGCCCAGCTGAAAGTTTTGGAAGAAAGTAAAGAGTTGATACAGGAGCAGCTTAAAGTCTGGCGAAATCAGAGTAGGTAA
- a CDS encoding methyl-accepting chemotaxis protein: MDTKKKNMSLRTKILLSGVITLCILIICACAIIGFQLYQVNIKQYDRTSSQQFSLIEQTIMLFMENNKNTAKMLAEHPTVQVADTSLNNYTVTKQNMILKNVSKGEIEQEMVTLFKRIYNGYSDIAEVFFGSKWGGFASSWDDTVSAGFDPRKRIWYQQAEAAGGDTIVTPAYMSTIGAPVICFSRQVLSPEGRFIGNLGLEVKLEQLTSFIDSIKVGKTGYVMLFQNDGTILADPMHRDLVFTKLDSTVNQYLKHFQDIGIETKVVTIDNIQWRVRVFAIDELGWKIAILMQNSEILESFYRIVISMAAVGTGMLIIFFWLIFWFSKRVKGYFRKLQLIFAKMASGDLTGRFYIKKNDEIGRLMIDFNTTMDKVAGMINSLIHESKAMQHVGDDLYNNMSETASAINEISANVESIKRQAKTQASSVQKTGNVVENIIAQIQELDKEITVQANSVAHSSSAVEEMAANIVTITQTLEKNNDLIKEMYSMTLDGKNGAKTANSVVQQIAERSDSLLEASVIIQNIASQTNLLAMNAAIEAAHAGETGKGFAVVADEIRKLAEESNAQGKQIGGVLKESIEIIRTLIAAGNGAEQTFDKVYELATRISDQEDFITRSMQDQMNANKEVLAAIKDINITTNTVQAGSSEMLSGSGEVAREMNKLDGLTQVITNSMDEMSAGAIQINNAVVEVNDLVQKNKESIEILANKVKEFTI; encoded by the coding sequence ATGGATACTAAAAAAAAGAATATGTCTCTGCGTACTAAAATTTTGCTGAGCGGTGTCATTACGCTGTGTATTTTAATAATATGCGCCTGTGCCATAATCGGTTTCCAACTATATCAGGTTAATATAAAACAATACGATCGAACTTCATCTCAGCAGTTTTCTCTTATAGAGCAAACAATCATGCTGTTTATGGAAAACAATAAAAATACGGCAAAAATGCTTGCAGAGCATCCTACCGTGCAAGTTGCCGATACCAGCCTCAATAATTATACGGTTACAAAGCAGAATATGATACTGAAAAATGTATCGAAAGGAGAAATAGAGCAAGAGATGGTAACGCTATTTAAGCGCATCTATAACGGATATTCCGATATCGCGGAAGTCTTTTTCGGGTCAAAATGGGGCGGGTTTGCCAGTTCGTGGGATGATACCGTTAGCGCGGGGTTTGATCCGCGAAAGCGTATATGGTATCAACAAGCGGAAGCTGCTGGTGGTGATACGATTGTGACGCCTGCATATATGTCAACGATAGGTGCACCTGTTATCTGTTTTTCCAGACAAGTATTATCGCCGGAAGGACGTTTTATCGGAAATCTGGGGCTTGAGGTAAAACTTGAGCAGCTTACTTCATTTATCGATTCGATAAAAGTCGGCAAGACAGGATATGTAATGTTGTTCCAAAATGACGGGACTATTTTAGCCGATCCGATGCATCGGGATTTAGTGTTTACAAAGCTGGATAGTACCGTTAATCAATACCTTAAACATTTTCAAGATATCGGCATCGAAACGAAAGTTGTTACGATCGATAATATTCAGTGGCGGGTACGGGTTTTTGCTATTGATGAATTGGGATGGAAAATAGCGATATTGATGCAAAATAGTGAGATATTGGAAAGTTTTTACCGAATCGTTATCAGTATGGCCGCAGTGGGAACGGGGATGCTGATTATATTTTTCTGGCTTATTTTCTGGTTCTCAAAACGTGTAAAAGGATATTTCCGAAAGCTGCAGCTTATCTTTGCAAAAATGGCATCCGGCGATCTGACCGGACGGTTTTACATTAAGAAAAATGATGAAATCGGCCGTCTGATGATCGATTTTAATACGACAATGGATAAGGTTGCCGGTATGATTAATTCGCTTATCCATGAATCGAAGGCAATGCAGCATGTGGGAGATGATCTCTACAATAATATGTCCGAAACGGCAAGTGCAATAAACGAAATCAGCGCAAATGTGGAAAGTATTAAGCGGCAAGCAAAAACCCAGGCTTCAAGTGTTCAAAAAACCGGCAATGTAGTTGAAAATATTATTGCACAAATTCAAGAACTGGATAAAGAGATTACAGTACAAGCAAATTCAGTTGCGCACTCTTCTTCTGCAGTTGAAGAAATGGCTGCAAATATTGTTACTATTACGCAAACGCTTGAAAAAAATAATGATTTGATAAAAGAGATGTATTCGATGACTCTTGATGGGAAGAACGGCGCTAAGACGGCAAACTCGGTAGTTCAGCAAATAGCGGAGCGCTCCGATTCGCTTTTGGAGGCAAGTGTGATCATTCAGAATATTGCAAGCCAGACAAACCTGCTTGCAATGAATGCCGCTATCGAAGCCGCCCATGCGGGAGAAACCGGAAAAGGTTTTGCGGTTGTTGCCGATGAAATCCGTAAACTTGCGGAAGAATCAAATGCACAGGGAAAGCAAATCGGCGGTGTTCTGAAAGAATCTATTGAAATTATTCGTACGCTGATAGCTGCCGGTAACGGTGCCGAACAGACCTTTGATAAGGTATATGAACTTGCGACCAGAATTTCCGATCAGGAAGACTTTATTACGCGTTCCATGCAAGATCAGATGAATGCGAATAAAGAAGTATTGGCAGCGATTAAAGATATCAATATTACTACGAATACGGTACAAGCCGGTTCATCGGAAATGCTTTCGGGCAGCGGAGAAGTTGCACGGGAGATGAATAAACTGGATGGATTGACTCAGGTTATTACCAACAGCATGGATGAGATGTCTGCCGGTGCTATTCAAATAAATAATGCCGTTGTAGAAGTAAATGATCTGGTGCAAAAAAATAAAGAAAGTATCGAAATATTGGCGAATAAGGTAAAAGAATTTACGATATGA
- a CDS encoding YkgJ family cysteine cluster protein produces the protein MIKEAEKFAGTMIYDILTAVDSLYNDIDADQKIWKAKSPMQCPDGCGSCCVHFEPEVYEAEALYLAAWMLENQSERADRIAEADSDASIGGDGCVLFDPESPYHCTVYGGRCLICRLFGFSGDHGKDRCIRWKPCRYMEPSVVAGNAAGRISGTPVNGTGTVQDVQTGRQYGEEEMMRLFGAVPPYMGAASSSLLALNPDDTHPRPLRIALPAAIKKLKMLLHFITPPEPDCPSPHPLSA, from the coding sequence ATGATAAAAGAAGCGGAAAAATTTGCGGGTACTATGATCTATGATATTTTGACGGCAGTTGATTCGTTGTATAATGATATAGACGCAGATCAAAAAATATGGAAGGCAAAGAGCCCCATGCAATGCCCTGACGGCTGCGGTAGTTGTTGTGTTCATTTTGAACCTGAAGTATATGAGGCTGAAGCGCTGTATCTCGCAGCATGGATGCTGGAAAATCAGAGCGAGCGGGCAGACCGCATCGCCGAAGCTGACAGTGATGCTTCTATCGGAGGCGACGGCTGCGTTCTGTTTGACCCCGAAAGCCCGTATCACTGCACGGTGTACGGCGGACGGTGTCTGATATGCCGGTTATTCGGTTTTTCCGGTGATCACGGTAAAGACAGGTGTATCCGCTGGAAGCCGTGCCGGTATATGGAGCCTTCCGTAGTTGCCGGTAACGCAGCAGGCAGAATTTCCGGTACCCCTGTCAACGGGACAGGTACGGTGCAAGATGTTCAAACGGGACGGCAATATGGAGAAGAGGAGATGATGCGATTATTCGGTGCTGTTCCGCCGTATATGGGCGCCGCTTCGTCAAGTCTTTTGGCGCTGAACCCTGATGATACGCATCCCCGTCCGCTGCGGATTGCGCTCCCCGCTGCGATTAAAAAGCTGAAAATGCTGTTGCACTTTATCACACCGCCCGAACCCGATTGTCCTTCACCGCATCCGTTAAGTGCCTAG
- a CDS encoding shikimate kinase — protein MILLGLSRSGKTSVGRLLAEQLGCSFYDTDEVIRVRTGLTPRELCRQGGVSALHAAEAVALRECCALHDCGWGAFADEPLRHSTPLPLPTDGSAEKRQGATVENCAVIAAGGGICDNVEASAIVAAIPLRVFLYATEAVLFERLTRDALQTGYYPAFLRFLPADQKAEARHLFTELYTRRTELYHRSCNLIIDTTGLDCAAAAQKIAEQC, from the coding sequence ATGATACTTTTAGGCTTGAGCCGTTCAGGAAAGACTTCCGTAGGGAGACTCCTTGCCGAACAGCTCGGCTGCTCTTTTTACGACACCGATGAAGTTATCCGCGTTCGTACCGGTTTAACGCCGCGGGAGCTTTGCCGTCAAGGAGGGGTATCCGCATTACATGCTGCGGAAGCTGTTGCCCTGCGTGAATGCTGCGCTCTACATGACTGCGGTTGGGGTGCCTTTGCAGACGAGCCGTTGCGGCACTCTACACCTTTGCCCCTGCCAACCGACGGCTCCGCTGAGAAACGGCAGGGGGCAACCGTAGAAAACTGTGCTGTCATTGCAGCGGGCGGCGGCATCTGCGATAATGTCGAAGCGTCTGCCATCGTTGCGGCGATACCGCTGCGGGTATTCCTCTATGCAACGGAAGCGGTACTTTTTGAACGCCTGACGCGCGATGCACTGCAAACAGGGTATTATCCGGCTTTCTTACGCTTTCTACCTGCCGATCAAAAAGCGGAAGCTCGGCATCTGTTTACCGAATTGTATACGCGCCGCACCGAACTGTACCACAGGAGCTGCAACCTTATCATCGATACGACCGGCTTGGATTGCGCTGCCGCCGCTCAGAAGATAGCGGAGCAATGCTGA
- a CDS encoding DUF421 domain-containing protein, with translation MGVFLLVTIKLLIGFFAMVVIINISGKGNLAPSSASDQIINYVFGGVMGGAIYNSSVRIPDFIVVLCIWCVFVLSMKWVKKRNLKAKQLIDGKALIIIDDGKIDITNCKKARLSAHDVAFKLRTNGIYSSKAVKRALVEQNGQFIIIQAGEENPKFPIITDGQVQSDILKVIGKDEEWLLDELKKQGIGAYSDVFLGEYVDKTLIVTPYQ, from the coding sequence ATGGGGGTATTTTTACTAGTAACGATAAAGCTGCTCATCGGCTTCTTTGCAATGGTAGTAATCATAAACATATCAGGAAAAGGAAATTTAGCGCCATCATCAGCCAGTGACCAAATTATAAACTATGTGTTCGGTGGAGTTATGGGAGGCGCTATTTACAACAGTAGTGTTCGAATACCTGATTTTATTGTTGTTTTGTGCATTTGGTGCGTCTTTGTTCTATCGATGAAATGGGTAAAGAAACGTAATCTAAAGGCTAAGCAGCTTATAGACGGCAAGGCGTTAATTATAATCGATGACGGCAAAATAGATATCACAAATTGCAAGAAGGCTCGGTTATCGGCTCACGATGTAGCTTTTAAACTTCGTACAAATGGCATTTACTCATCAAAGGCTGTAAAGAGAGCTTTAGTCGAACAAAACGGGCAGTTCATTATCATACAGGCTGGTGAAGAAAATCCCAAGTTTCCCATTATTACGGATGGTCAGGTACAAAGTGATATTCTTAAAGTAATCGGGAAGGATGAAGAATGGCTTCTTGATGAACTAAAAAAGCAAGGTATAGGTGCATATAGCGACGTATTTTTAGGAGAATACGTGGACAAAACTTTGATAGTAACTCCGTATCAATAA
- a CDS encoding DUF2715 domain-containing protein has translation MKKNIVFCFFAVAILSSLFAGHDIILAPSVGYTYTNAFTVKNPIDPSSENINYFKAHNGYLEFTVGLILNNGFTYIEDAGFAAGPAYVTDDQIRVPSFFFISRSLLGYTFKPTQNLYINLLTGIGLTWGYPQVLQVGMPINIGFFCFFNKKSGLNITATDMVGIGFPSFLTNAFTVKIGPIFRL, from the coding sequence ATGAAAAAAAATATAGTATTCTGTTTTTTTGCTGTCGCTATTCTTTCAAGCTTGTTTGCAGGTCATGATATAATTTTGGCACCCTCCGTGGGATATACATATACCAATGCCTTTACAGTGAAAAATCCTATCGATCCTTCATCGGAGAATATCAATTATTTTAAGGCTCACAACGGTTACCTTGAATTTACGGTTGGACTTATTTTGAACAACGGCTTTACCTATATTGAAGATGCCGGATTCGCAGCCGGTCCTGCGTATGTTACAGATGACCAAATACGTGTTCCTTCTTTCTTTTTTATATCCCGCTCTCTGCTAGGGTATACTTTCAAGCCTACACAGAACTTGTACATTAATCTTTTAACAGGGATCGGATTAACCTGGGGATATCCGCAGGTGTTGCAAGTGGGTATGCCGATTAATATAGGCTTTTTTTGTTTTTTTAATAAAAAAAGCGGCTTAAACATAACAGCAACAGATATGGTTGGAATCGGGTTTCCGTCTTTTTTAACAAATGCCTTTACCGTCAAAATAGGGCCTATTTTTAGACTGTAG
- a CDS encoding ATP synthase subunit K (produces ATP from ADP in the presence of a proton gradient across the membrane; the K subunit is a nonenzymatic component which binds the dimeric form by interacting with the G and E subunits), whose protein sequence is MSFGMFGAAAALGISAFGSALGLAIAGQGTIGAWKRCYLNNKPAPFILLAFAGAPLTQTIYGFLLMNTMLTSKADPWFLLGVGVACGLGIAASAIAQGKASAAGSDALAETGKGFGQYITVVGLCETVALFVMVFGLINC, encoded by the coding sequence ATGAGTTTTGGTATGTTTGGTGCAGCAGCTGCACTCGGTATTTCGGCATTCGGATCGGCATTAGGGCTTGCTATCGCAGGACAGGGCACAATCGGAGCATGGAAGCGGTGTTATTTGAATAATAAACCGGCTCCCTTCATCCTCCTCGCATTTGCAGGCGCCCCGCTCACGCAGACTATTTACGGTTTCTTGCTGATGAACACAATGCTTACTTCAAAAGCGGATCCGTGGTTCCTGTTAGGTGTCGGTGTTGCGTGCGGTCTCGGTATTGCAGCTTCCGCTATTGCCCAGGGCAAGGCTTCCGCAGCAGGTTCTGATGCGCTTGCGGAAACCGGTAAGGGCTTCGGTCAGTACATTACCGTTGTCGGTCTTTGCGAAACCGTCGCGTTGTTCGTTATGGTTTTCGGACTGATTAACTGCTAA